Part of the Musa acuminata AAA Group cultivar baxijiao chromosome BXJ2-7, Cavendish_Baxijiao_AAA, whole genome shotgun sequence genome is shown below.
AATATCGTAAGGATTAGCAATTCTTGAAGCCCTACATTTTACAGAGCAGGAGGGCTTAAGCAAGATTTGGATATGCTCTGAGTCTGCTGTCTTGACTGATGCTACCCTTCGTACGAGCGCAACTTAACACTTCTGGTCACaatcatctttttttgtttttgggaaGGCTGATGCGACAGCCCTGTCGAGCAGCTGTAACTCTCTTTCTTCAAGTGCCACTTCATTctctttttcccaaaaaaaaaaacaaaactgtaGCTGTAGCTCACATTAAGTCCAAATGTACATCTCACTTGAGGCGGCAGTTACAGGTGACTCCCCGTATTGAAGTCATCCACCACAGAGAAGAGATAAGCACATCTACGTGTTCGCCGACGTGCGTCAAACACGAAAACAGACTCACAAAGTATTTATTTGAATACTTGTATTTATTTGATGGAAACACgtatttatttgaatttgagtCAAGTAAAATCCAACATGTTTTGAGTATAATTTTTCTATATTAAGTAAAATACAAATCTGATCTTCAAGttgaattccaacatgttttcttttatttaaatatgttaaatatAATTTAAGCAGATAAGATGAATACatatcgatttttaacttatttaaGTTTAAGATTTAAGTCAGGAAAATAATCCTTAAATATTTAGAAGTAAGATTGTATATCCCGATCCCACATTGGTGAGAGCTTTTGAGTACGtccttttttaatttaaaattagctaattattatttaaatatttaaattggaTTCGAGTATATACTTTTAATTAAAATCCAATTTATCTCATTGCTAAATCACAATTGAATTATATAGCGTGATAGATTTATTTCTTCATTATTAATGGGCTAGTAGGAGGAACATAACCTCATACCGGTCCCCTTTCACGTAACCATCATAGTTTCATTGAGATTGATGGAGCTAACAAAGAACCTTATATGTTAGTCATGGACCACCATGAGGAATACGACCTCAGACTCTCTGTGACGGGGCCATGTGTGGATGCAATCGTTTTTTTCGTCATAGGAAATTGACAGACGATCGATGAATGACAAAGAGGAGCATAACCTCCACAAAGTGGATAGTTGTGGCTAAGAGTTATTTTTCTACTACAACTACCGAATGTTTTTCCTTACAAATTCCAACACGAGGCAATAGGCTCTCGCCACCTCCCGGGTTTAGTTTCCACGTAAAAAATGGAGACTATGGGATTGCAGTCACTTGGTCCAGGTGATGAGGTTGTGGTTCGCAAGTCTGCAGCCTTTCATCCGAGCGTGTGTGGAGACTACTTTTATCATGTTATACCACTTGACGATATCAGATTAGCTGATAACAAAACATTCGATGAATAGTATATACGCAGCAGATTTAGATGATCTAACAGTACGTACACCCAGATTTAGACAATCTCCATAACAGTATGTACACAGCAGCTAAGCTGATAACAAACCTGACGATTAATAGTAAGGCCATGAAATCAAATCCCGCTTGCCAatggtgaaaaaaaaaagaaatactctATTGGATCTACATTGCATAGGTCATACATCCTTGGGTTTTGTAATGATGGCATAAATATATATTCGAATAATTCATAGATTTAAGTTTATCCCATGTCGGCCTCGCCAAGCATGTGAGAGCATCGACATGTGGGCAATCAACTTCCAAATCCTTTCATCTAAAAATCTcatgtgaacttttttttttgtatgttaaTAACATATTTACATCAAAGAGACGATCGCTCGTGCGCCTTCTTTGATATTAGTCATTGCTGCTTTAGTACTATGCCGTGCAACCAACCACACACATCCACATGTGGGAAAAATATTTGAGAATTCTATTACTGAAACTTGATTACTCCGAACAACAAAACCTATAGATTCCTTGGTTATATCTTAATCTtaacaacaaatcaaaatgaAACTATTGATCTTAATATCTACTTTGCTAGGATTTTGAATTCCTCACTTAGTCTTATGCTCAAAATTGGTCCTAAACACCTTCTCTAGCATGAACCCTTTTGTGTTTTAATTTTTTGTTATGTtatgtcatgttattttttaattaattattttatatatccttGCATACGGCGCAATGTGATTGTAATTAAATATTACAAATAACTATCTCAGGCGACAAAATCCTGACATTGAACATGGCAGTAGGTGTTGCGGCAGCATCTTTGTGAGAGGGAAGCCATCTAGAGAAGTCATGAGGCACGAAGAGAAACTTACTTGGTGATTGATGCGAATGAAACGAGAATTATTTCTTTGAACTAATCAAATTGGAGGTTTGATGATTgaataaagatgaagcatctCAAAATGAACCAACGCATATGAGTGGATCACTCCTACAAGAATATGTAGATAGATTTTGAAAGAGATTTAAccctttaaatttaaattaaaagagAGTTCGATTGATACATACATGGAAAAAATGTTGAAAGTTAAACTatagtttatataatattattattgtttGAGAGTGAGTAGACTGATATGATGAGTTTGACACTGTTTAGAGTTTATAATAAAACTTAAGTTAATATACgattatatacatgatttatagtttctattacgaGAGTGAGAGAAAGGGTGATGGATGCAAAACTAATTATATCTCGTCTTTTTCCTATATTATTAGAAGCAAAACTAATCATAGGACGTCAATTAAAGATGATGGATAAGCTAAAACTTAAGGCAAGCCAAAAGGAGCGTACAATCCCTGATGACTCATTCGTTATCTTCTTTCTCATAAAACGTGTTACTTACGAAACCAAACCAGATTTAAGACTATAAATTGCAACACAAGGTTGCAGGCTCCCGCCATCCTCTCATCACTTGCTTCCAGATCAGAATGGAGAACGTAATTTCGCAGCCACACGTTCCAGGTGATGAAGTGGTGATTCGCAAGTCTGCAAGCTACCATCCCACCGTTTGGGGTGATTACTTTATCTTACAGGCCCAGTCCTCCACCAGTACACaggcatgtatatacacatatatctcaCATTTGTTCTAAGTTTTAGGCAAGAAACTCTCCGAGAACGAATGATGTTAatgtttcattaacatgaaaaTTGTGCGCTTACTACTTTCTTTTGGTTCTTTCTTTTGTTGGTTGAACAATTAAATGCTATGCTATGGAGTATGCAGGAGTGCGATGCAAGGATGCAAGAGAGAGCTGCAGAACTGATGGAGCAGGTAAGAAGCATGTTCAAGGACACTACCGACATCTTGCAAACTATGGACTTGgtcgattcaatccagcttcttggattgaGTTATCACTTCGAGAAAGAAATAAGTGAAGCATTAAAACGAGTCCATGATGCCGATTTGAACTGTCATGGTCTCTACGAGACTGCTCTCCGGTTTCGCCTGCTGAGACAACAAGGGTATCATGTGACCCCTGGTAATATGCTTGCAAAAGTAGATGTATTTGTATGTTTTATCTATAATTATGTTTGCAAAAgtaatttaatttgtattttagaaatgatggaggatttttgttttaagaagacaACTTAATCAGCCCATAAAAAAAGAAGTCACTGAACAATCAATCCGGTGGCTTCTAACAATATTAGCTGGTCATTTTGCTACATAATTTCTTCTCTGTACATGAGTGACCTCACACTTCTCAAAACGTTTTGATCTCCTATAACAACAATATTAAGATGtactttgttctctctctctctctctctctctctctctctctctctctatatatatatatatatatatatatatatatatatgtatatataaaggtataaatatacacacatatatatatacatatatatatatatatatatgtatatatatatatatatattttaattccaaaacaatacgatcttctttaatcatcttttttttaattcactcATAAACGTTGGCAGTAccaaaaatattttctccagtaAAATAGACATAAAAATCACACACAAAAGTCATTGTATTGATTATCACGTAATCACTTAAAACTGTAAATTAATTATGATAATATGACTGTTTGTTTTTTTCTCAAAACATAAAATCTTATGTATTTCTGTAGTTgtctttaacaagttcaaagatgaGGGAGGGAGTTTCATGTCTACCTTGGGCAGTGATGTGAAAGGACTGTTAAGCTTGTACAACGCAGCCTACCTTGGGACTCATGGGGAGATCATTCTTGATGAAGCCATCTCTTTTACGAGGAATAGCCTAGTGTCTGCATTAGCTGATCTTAAACCACCATTAACAACGCAAGTGTCTCTTGACCTCGAGACACCTCTCTGTAGGAGAATTAGAAGGCTCTTGGCAAGAGATTACATATCTATATACCAAGAGGACGCCACACGAGATGATGCCATCCTGGAGCTTGCAAAGTTGGACTTCAATTTGCTGCAATCTCTTCATCGCGAGGAACTTAAGAACATTACCAAGTAAGCTCTTCCTCACTTTTGAATTCCCTGGAGCTATATTTCTTCTGGATTTTTATAAAGGAAAGAAGATACAATCAAGTTGCAAATGTAAACAAGTGAAGGCTAATGGCTGAGCTTGGTTTCTCCTTCCATCAAACATTAATTGATATGTAATCATTTTGATTTGTGAATGACTTGAAGGTGGTGGAATGATTTAGCCTCCTCAAAAAATCTCAGTTTTGCTCGAGATAGATCGGTGGAATGCTATTTCTGGATCCTGGGAGTGTACTTTGAAGCCTATTATTCTCGTGCACGAGTGATAACGACCAAGGTGATTGCCCTTACTTCAATTTTGGACGACATATATGATGTTTATAGCACATTGGAGGAGAGTCAACAACTAACTGAGGCAATTCAAAGGTTAGTAAATCTCATATCCATGGACAGATTACCTTTTACTATCATGGCTCAATAGATGATAACAAAAAGTGCCACTGATAATAtcacataagaaaataaaatatctcaCAATAGTTTTAGTCATTGTGTATAGCAAAATAACATGTGTGTTTATGTTCTATTTTTCTAATGATGGTGAAACTAATACATATGCAGGTGGGACGTGAAGATTATAAATCAATTACCAGAGTACATGAAAGATTATTATCTAAAGCTAATGCACACctttgaagagtttgaagatttattggcttccagtgagaaatatcgcataacctatctaaaggaagcggtgagtgatgagattataaggttcttcttattttcacttttattaaTTAGCATTAAATAAGTAATAAACGAATCCACTAATGGCCAATGTAAACAATAAGCATTTGAGATGTGACAGTATTGAACTTAGATTGTCCCAATTGTAGACACTACTCATGCATTACAAACATTAAGGAATGATTTTATTTTACTTGGGTACAGATGAAAGATTTATCTAAAGCTTATTTTGAGGAATCCAAATGGAGAGATCAACATTACGTACCAACTTTGGAAGAACATCTACATGTTTCCCTCATCAGTTCAGGACATCCTATGCTCGAATGTGCTTCTTTCATTGGAATGGGAGAAATAGCAACTAAGGAGGCATTTGAGTGGATTACTAGTTTCCCAAAGATTGTCCAAGCTTCTGCAATAATTGGTCGTATCATGAATGACATTACTTCACATGAGGTATAGTCATAATATAATCTCCTGTGTTTTGTATTATATAAACATTTTTCATGGTAAATTTTGCACTGATTTATCTCGTAGTAGAAATATGataacataaaaaaagaagaagaaaataacatACTTCTCCAATTAGATGAGATGGACCATAATTGAGGTTTAATAGGTAATCTCCAAAGTTGTCTTCAATATTCCTTCTACTTATCTCCTCAAAAGCATTTATTGTGTCACTCAATTGCATTATCAAAGTTTTGCTGAACtccttaaatgattttatattaagaAATCTAGTACAAACAAAAAAACTCCCATTCGTAAGCTTCCACATCTGTAGATTCCCAAATTCCTTTCATCTACACCTTATTATTGATAATAGTCTATCAATTTGTTTTAATATAATGAACATGTAAATCCTGAAAAGATCTGTTAGAATTCAATTTGTAGATCATTAATCCTCTTTTTTCATGAAATTTACAGTTGGAACAAACTAGGGAACATGTTGCCTCCACAGTCCAATGCTACATGAAAGAATACGGAACAAATGTGCATGTGGCATGTAAGAAGCTCCAAGTTCTAGTTGACGATGCATGGAAGGATATAAACGAAGAGTGCCTCAATCAAACTGCATTCCCCgttgctttacttcaaaggattgtTAATTTTTCACGAATGATTGAAAATTTATATAAGTACATCGATGGATACACCAACTCCTCTATGAAGACGAAAGAATATATCTCTTTGTTACTTGTACATCCTGTTCCACTTTGATTGTATGAcgatgcttgcttcttctatgaatcctttattctgaaatatatgtaagcctttgtaaataaacgtgtattgtactatgcttgcttcttctatgaatcctttattctgaaatatatgtaagtCTTTGTAAATGAATGAAATATATGTAAGCCCTGGGAAGCTCAAGCCAGTATTATCTATGAAAAACAGAAATCTTTGCTTAACAGTAGTTCAAAGCAATTTGCAAGTTGCTGGTAtatgttacaaaattatattagctaTTTGCAATTTTCACTCTTTTCAGTCTTGCCAACTTAAGAAAGGCTCTTGAAGCTGCTATGCTAAATAGAGTGTAGGGATGGTGAGGTTGGGTTTTGTAGATGCCTACATCAGATATCAAGATACTTCTTAGTTAAGTTTGGGATGATTACAATTCGGAAACATATATATTCAAGCTACATTTTGGATAAGTTAGTGATGTCATATGTTGGACATAATTCATGCACCATGCTATCAGAAGATTTGGCCTTGTCATTAGAGAGAACAAATTCTACTATCTTATGAAAAATCTTGTAAACAGAACAAGCAATGAGGTTGAAAACAAGATCATTCGTAGCCCAACATATTCACCAAAGACCAATATCATTTAGAACCCACAAGGTTTGACCACCAGAATTGGGACACTGCACCCGctcattaaaaattgaatatctagTTAAGATTTAAAGAGTTGCCATAATTTAATAGGAAAGACGCACAGAAAGAATTGATTAATTGTTTCCGCTTTAGATTGACAAAAGGGACAAGTAGTAGCATTACTGCACACTCTTAGTTGAGATGATCAATGAGAGGTGGCGGTgcaaaagtttccaacaaaggcAACACGGGAAGCTTCCACAAACAATACAACTAGTCCACATTAGGATCAACCATCCCAACTGAGAAGCAAGAAAATGATACGCAGACTTAGCAGAACCACCAaagtgttggaattaaacttgttcaaatgtcataaagaagttcatttcatcaaaagaaaggttcattgcatcaagagggagattcattACATCGAAAAAATTGATTAAAAGTCTATAAACGGATAAGTCAAATtgtttattggttcttgaaagggtttcttgaaagagaacatcttgaatacaattaatataatgtatctttggggactatataaaccccatatgttgttCATGagaaatagagtttctgaaattgtaaagtgttttcttgagagaaatatagaagatttaagtttgtcctactctttctctgtttgatatctctgtcccctcttcctatcaagttcaatatttggtatcagagtatagGTTAAACTATGACCTTTTCCTCAAGTACCATCCAACTCCAaatccccagattgacaaaagaaaattatgacatatgatgcatccaaatgaaggttcttctagacTCCCAAGATATATGGGagtttgtagaaaatggatttgttgaaccaagttcagcagaagaaggagcaatgaatgcagaaggaagaaaataactcaaagaaagaaggaagaaggagaaaaaggctttgttcacgatctaccaagggcttgatgatacaatgttcgagatcatcactctagcaaatacttcaaaggatgcttgggaaatgcttcaaaaagcattcggtggtgttgataaggtaaagaaacttcgtctacaagttttacgagccgagtttaAAAAATTACGATAAGGTACTtttgaaactatttctgattacttctcaaaaatcatttctattgttcatcaaatgagatgaaatggtgaacaagtaaatgataagagagtaatagaaaaaatattgagatctctagatccgaaatttgattttattgttgttgtgatTGAAGAATCTAgagttttgaaaaaaatatctttagaagaacttatgggttcccttcaagttaattaacaaaggattacaaaaagaggagaagacaaaactatggagcaagaactacaagctaagtttgctcttgaaaataaagaagaatcaaattctcaaagaggaagaggacaaggACAAAGAGacagaaatcagaccaatcaagaatctccaaataatgaagatgctagagaaaattctagccaaagaGACCGAGGTTATGGATACAAACGGTCTGAAACTCTAAACGGTCTGAAATACTAGTCTTATGTGGCCGAGGCGTGGACATGGCATAAACTCTAAAcggtctgaaatacaatgctatgtttACAAAAGGTATGGatattactcttatgaatgttattataattctTATAATCAAAGTtataaggcaaattttgttgaggaagaaaagaacgaaaatcaagttttactaatgagttatgataatttgaaagaggatCAATCTATGATATTAACAATAATCTATTACTTGAAAAAGGTTTACTCTCTCAATTTCATAACCTTTTTTAAataattgtcccaagcttaaaaTCTATGGCATCACAATTCGGATTTGTTACCAACGAGTACACTCAAACCTACTACGGAACAATTGATGTGGCAGATAAAAAACATGAATAACCGAGAGCGACACAAGAGGCAATAAAACACAAAAAGATCTGCATATTTGGAATCCTTACGTCCGTGAAATGAGTGGAGTCTATCTCAACATGAATAATTAGAATGATGTCTTGCGTACTTCCTCTCTAACTGCAACTTCCACAAAAGAAGAAGTCGGCATCGAAGGTAAATTTGCAACCTGCAAACAAACACCTATCAGTACCATCTCTAATCATATGAATCATCATTGTTGAGTTTTTACCAACCCATAATGGGTCTTTCCCGTCGACAGCTATAAGCGAAACCCCTCTAGACTCACCTTGCCAATTCaatcaaaatgccaaactagcaggtAGCATTAAAAAAGTTTACATTCTCTTACATGAATACCCTAAaaacattttttaaaaatttatgaaaCTATACAAAAGAACCATGAATTCTTGGAGTCCACGGTAGAGCAAGCAAGATTCGCAAGATAAACGATGAAACTTCCCTCTGATCCTGTTCTAACCATGTATGATTAGTTCCCAATTTTTTAGAGAACGAGCAACCCTCGGCTCTTCTTCATCTATAGAATACGGAATGGAAAAATGATACGTAATTAGCATCACATGAAAAATTATGGAAGACACTCATGTCCAGGTTTCCTTGGTAATCCATAAAGGTtcattttaatatcatttttaatgGGTCAACCCATTCGGTTGTAAGATCAAAATTTATTGAATTAACTAAAATTCGTCTCTCTAAATCTAGTGCAAACATAATGTCGAGTTTATGTGGAATAATAAGACATTTCACCTGTAAGAACTCACATCTCATCTTCCACTTCTCATCGATGATAGTTTGGTAATCTTCTTTACACATGTGATATTGGTGAAGCTGCAATGCTTGTAAAAATATCCAATGTGTTTAAGTTTACATAGTCATAGAAAAATAGAATCAATAGAAGTTAAACGACTTGCTATTTTTTATCTTGTTTCATGAAACTTGCAGCGTGAGCAATCTATGGAGCATGTTGCCTCCATAGTCGAAAGCTATATGAATGGTCTTTTATAGAAATTAGATTGATGTGATCGTTATAAAAAGGAGATGACACTGATGTATTTATACGTGCATGATCATTTGAGATAAAGGAAATCAAGATCAAATTGGCTACTATACAATCTCAACACGTCATCTAATGAATCCAAAGGACAATAATCTGATAAATCACTTTCAATTAGCATGTAGATCTACATGATCAAGCTAATGCAATCATAGAAAAAATTAATGATGAAAAACTAATATAATTATTTTGCTTTGTAATACAGAATATTAGACTGATGCCATTGTACATCCTTTCTCTTTGTagtaaagaaaaccaaaatcaTAGTCTCTATATATAAGATTTAAATTAAATGAGACATGTAgttataaaattttttatattagtacttgttatgttttataaaatggtattaaagtaAAATGAATAATATCTCTTTGATGCTTGTTAATCTTATTACGATTCTATGGCCAAAATATATCTCTGGCTATAGAATATCTTAGATCATAAGTTTGCTATGTTTTTATGAGTATGTGCACATGAGTATGGGTATGGATGTGTACATGCACATATTCATGTGTACGTCTGTGTGTGTAAGCATGTGTTCATGTAACAGTAGATAACATGTGTTCCTAGTTATTATAAAAGAAGAGTCCTTTATATTTTTGGgtgtgaaaatataaaaaatatattagcaaTTTTTGCAAAGAAAGCTTTTTGTATTTTGGAACCTAAACTACTAATCTTGGTGCCGCTTGTAGAATTAATCACCTTGAGAGAGAGTTGGAATGGGAAAGGAAAGGAGAGAGACGTGACAAAAAATTAGACGTTCAACTTTTCATATATTAACAAACAATGTTTTCTAAGACCAATTTTGTTTAACTCGACTTTCAAGAACAATATATTATAGTCCTgagaaattattatattatttttttatttcatcccTATATAAGACACATGATACAATTGGCCCATGCTTTAGTTACATTTCTAAATTAATACGTCCAATGAATCACACTCAACTATGTAGATCTGATCCAAGTGACGTGGACATAGATTAAATGAATCATGCAGACAATGTAGCTGATAGGAAGGTTTATATAGTTTTTATCTTCTTCTGTAAAAATTAGATTGATGTGATCCATAGGGAAAGGAGATTACACTGATGCGATTGTACATACATTCTCATTCGAGATAAAGGAAATCAAATCCCGTTTGCTAatggtgaaagaaaaaaaaaccctATTGAATCAACATTGATTAGGTCATACATCCTTGGTTTTCGTAATGATggcataaatatatcattatagaTTCGAATAATTCATAGATTTAAGTTTATCCCATGTCGGCCTCGCCAAGCATGTGAGAGCATCGACATGTGGGCAATTAACTTCCAAATCCTTTCATCTAAAAATCTcatgtgaacttttttttttttgtatgttaacATATTTATATCAAAGAGACAATCGCTCGTGCGCTTTCTTTGAAATTAGTCATTGCTGCTTTAGTACTATGCCGTGCAACCAACCACACATCCACATGTGGGAAAAATATTTGAGAATTCTATTACTGAAACTTGATTACTCCAAACAACAAAATCTATAGATTCCTTGGTTATATCTTAATC
Proteins encoded:
- the LOC108951961 gene encoding beta-eudesmol synthase-like, with protein sequence MENVISQPHVPGDEVVIRKSASYHPTVWGDYFILQAHMQECDARMQERAAELMEQVRSMFKDTTDILQTMDLVDSIQLLGLSYHFEKEISEALKRVHDADLNCHGLYETALRFRLLRQQGYHVTPVVFNKFKDEGGSFMSTLGSDVKGLLSLYNAAYLGTHGEIILDEAISFTRNSLVSALADLKPPLTTQVSLDLETPLCRRIRRLLARDYISIYQEDATRDDAILELAKLDFNLLQSLHREELKNITKWWNDLASSKNLSFARDRSVECYFWILGVYFEAYYSRARVITTKVIALTSILDDIYDVYSTLEESQQLTEAIQRWDVKIINQLPEYMKDYYLKLMHTFEEFEDLLASSEKYRITYLKEAMKDLSKAYFEESKWRDQHYVPTLEEHLHVSLISSGHPMLECASFIGMGEIATKEAFEWITSFPKIVQASAIIGRIMNDITSHELEQTREHVASTVQCYMKEYGTNVHVACKKLQVLVDDAWKDINEECLNQTAFPVALLQRIVNFSRMIENLYKYIDGYTNSSMKTKEYISLLLVHPVPL